A DNA window from Pungitius pungitius chromosome 1, fPunPun2.1, whole genome shotgun sequence contains the following coding sequences:
- the rbm46 gene encoding probable RNA-binding protein 46, whose product MAAEKNDWGQDSDSDMDRDSGKVSPLAGEEEFKASCAKGMALLALMEKTGYNMVQENGQRKYGGPPPGWKGPAPPRGCEVFVGKIPRDLYEDELVPLFERAGRIYEFRLMMEFSGENRGYAFVMYTNREAAQRAIQMLDNYEIHPGKFIGVCVSLDNCRLFIGSIPKDKRKEEIMEEMTKVTDGVVDVIVYPSSTDKSRNRGFAFVEYESHKGAAMARRKLIPGTFQLWGHSIQVDWAEPEKDVDEEVMQRVRVLYVRNLMLSTSEEKLRQEFSRFKPGSVERVKKLTDYAFVHYRCRDDAVTALSLMNGAQIDGATVEVTLAKPAGVKEGGAAGGRRYNTNRGYLGGSAGGAAAGGGGAGGGGGTLVLHRSDAGMMGGRTLPLASRQGSPFYSEAEEPDQCVFPLFPGTPLTPTSLLALKQGQIYSAVSLLDFYCHRNYWSLPEYQLYSTPGQEGALLLLYKVVIPSTQSTFIPDKLCVMLDDAKELAAQTTLWNLDSSFLSAPSCDSPSSPSSPLVTPPSSTSPGLLSCFASCLPPQRLYISSQSPFY is encoded by the exons ATGGCGGCAGAAAAAAACG ACTGGGGCCAGGACTCTGACTCCGACATGGACAGAGACTCGGGGAAGGTCAGCCCGCTGGCGGGCGAGGAGGAGTTCAAGGCCTCCTGCGCCAAAGGGATGGCTCTGCTCGCTCTGATGGAGAAGACGGGATACAACATGGTGCAGGAGAACGGACAGAGGAAGTACGGAGGACCgcccccag gctgGAAAGGCCCGGCCCCCCCACGGGGCTGCGAGGTCTTTGTGGGGAAGATCCCTAGAGACCTGTACGAAGACGAGCTGGTGCCGCTCTTTGAGAGAGCCGGCCGGATCTACGAGTTCAGACTGATGATGGAGTTCAGCGGAGAGAACCGCGGCTACGCCTTCGTCATGTACACCAACAG agaggcggCGCAGAGAGCCATCCAGATGTTGGACAACTACGAGATCCACCCGGGGAAGTTCATCGGCGTGTGCGTGAGTCTGGACAACTGCCGCCTCTTCATCGGCTCCATCCCCAAGgacaagaggaaggaggagatcaTGGAGGAGATGACCAAG GTGACGGACGGGGTGGTGGACGTGATCGTTTACCCGAGCTCCACCGACAAGAGCCGCAATCGAGGCTTTGCCTTCGTGGAGTACGAGTCCCACAAAGGGGCGGCCATGGCCCGCAGGAAGCTCATACCAG GAACCTTCCAACTGTGGGGTCACTCCATCCAGGTGGACTGGGCGGAGCCGGAGAAGGACGTGGATGAGGAGGTGATGCAGCGCGTCAGAGTCCTTTAC GTGCGTAACTTGATGCTGAGCACCAGCGAGGAGAAGCTCCGCCAGGAGTTCTCCCGCTTCAAGCCGGGCTCCGTGGAGCGCGTGAAGAAGCTGACGGACTACGCTTTCGTCCACTACCGTTGCCGCGACGACGCCGTCACGGCGCTCAGCCTCATGAACGGCGCCCAGATCGACGGGGCCACCGTGGAGGTGACGCTGGCCAAGCCGGCGGGGGTCAAGGAGGGGGGCGCGGCCGGGGGGAGGAGGTACAACACCAACCGAGGGTACCTGGGGGGCAgcgcaggaggagcagcagcaggaggaggaggagcaggaggaggaggaggaacattgGTTCTGCACAGGAGCGACGCCGGCATGATGGGAGGCAGAACGCTGCCCCTGGCGTCTCGGCAGGGAAGCCCCTTTTACAGCGAGGCAG aggAGCCCGACCAGTGCGTGTTCCCCCTGTTTCCCGGCACCCCCCTGACCCCCACCAGCCTGCTGGCCCTGAAGCAGGGTCAGATCTACTCGGCCGTCAGCCTGCTCGACTTCTACTGCCACAGGAACTACTGGTCGCTCCCCGAGTACCAGCTGTACTCCACGCCCGGCCAGGagggggcgctgctgctgctctacaAG gtggtgATCCCCTCCACTCAGAGCACCTTCATCCCTGACAAGCTGTGTGTGATGCTGGACGACGCCAAAGAGCTGGCAGCTCAGACCACGCTGTGGAACCTGg ACTCCTCCTTCCTGAGCGCTCCCTCCTGCGACTCACCCAGcagcccctcctctcccctcgtcacccccccctcctccaccagtcCCGGGCTGCTGTCCTGCTTCGcctcctgcctccccccccag AGGCTCTACATCAGCTCCCAGTCTCCTTTCTACTGA
- the LOC119223071 gene encoding C-type isolectin Sp-CL4-like produces the protein MRLSVLTTSLLLVDILSSVTGRPKDSVAQLICRDVVKPCGDGWSRIDEKRCAKYFTTPKAFKDADAHCKASGSELVSAHNDDQLRRVVCITILADSERKPFWIGAKRSGEGFVYTDGSKVDYSQWFPGQPDNFSGQEDCVEVNHKKWGLWNDDDCSDEINFMCAKNM, from the exons ATGCGTCTATCCGTGTTAACTACTTccctgctgctggtggacaTCCTGAGCTCTGTCACAGGCCGGCCTAAAG ACAGTGTTGCTCAGCTCATATGTCGTGACGTGGTGAAGCCCTGCGGTGACGGATGGAGCCGCATCGATGAAAAGCGCTGCGCCAAATACTTTACGACTCCAAAGGCCTTCAAAGACGCAGAC GCACATTGCAAAGCCTCAGGAAGTGAACTGGTGTCGGCCCACAACGATGACCAGTTGAGGAGAGTGGTCTGCATCACCATTCTCGCCGACTCGGAGAGGAAGCCCTTCTGGATCGGAGCCAAGCGATCCGGG GAGGGGTTCGTGTACACCGATGGATCTAAGGTCGACTATTCTCAATGGTTCCCCGGTCAGCCGGACAACTTTTCCGGTCAAGAGGACTGCGTCGAGGTCAACCACAAAA AGTGGGGACTCTGGAATGATGACGACTGCTCGGATGAGATTAATTTCATGTGTGCCAAGAACATGTGA
- the LOC119223041 gene encoding lecithin retinol acyltransferase-like, translated as MLDTLTFLLEKLFLLAHVKLTSLLPPPPPRGREPPPACRDREESPPQPVGPEHRFSRGDLLEVPRTLFTHFGIYLGDGRVAHLIPDVLAGDGRRVQETVTNTRLVLGVLSKRASVRVDLVEDFAYGAGILLNATDRAACRCALPGEEVARRAERLVGSVSYSLLWNNCEHFVTHCRYGSAQSLQTDKFCEWLKSLIRDQRSAALTALLGLLSMACWGVSPGTSLPSLLVPFTLWMVS; from the exons ATGCTGGACACGCTCACCTTCCTCCTGGAGAAGCTCTTCCTCCTCGCGCACGTCAAGCTGACCAgcctgctgcctccccccccgccgcgcGGCAGAGAGCCGCCGCCCGCCTGCCGCGACCGGGAGGAATCTCCGCCGCAGCCCGTGGGACCGGAGCACCGGTTCTCCCGGGGAGACCTGCTGGAGGTCCCGCGCACACTCTTCACGCACTTCGGCATCTACCTGGGCGACGGGCGGGTCGCGCACCTGATCCCGGACGTGCTCGCCGGCGACGGGCGGCGCGTCCAGGAGACGGTGACCAACACGCGCCTGGTGCTCGGCGTGCTCTCCAAGCGCGCCAGCGTGCGCGTGGACCTGGTGGAGGACTTCGCGTACGGCGCCGGGATCCTGCTGAACGCCACGGACCGCGCCGCGTGCCGGTGCGCGCTCCCCGGGGAGGAGGTGGCGCGCCGCGCGGAGCGGCTCGTGGGCTCCGTGTCCTACAGCCTGCTGTGGAACAACTGCGAGCACTTCGTCACGCACTGCCGCTACGGGAGCGCGCAGAGCCTGCAGACCGACAAG TTCTGTGAGTGGCTGAAGTCACTGATCCGGGACCAGCGCAGCGCGGCGCTGACGGCGCTGCTGGGCCTCCTGTCCATGGCGTGTTGGGGGGTCTCCCCCGGCACCTCCTTGCCCAGCCTCCTCGTGCCCTTCACCCTGTGGATGGTCAGCTAG